A window of the Yersinia rochesterensis genome harbors these coding sequences:
- a CDS encoding helix-turn-helix transcriptional regulator, with protein sequence MITCELLTIARVERVVGYDRTTIYLRIKEGTFPKPVKDGRNSRWTSTEIQEWIDNLIAEHKKQAGQ encoded by the coding sequence ATGATTACATGTGAACTGTTAACAATCGCGCGAGTAGAGAGGGTTGTCGGTTATGACCGTACAACCATCTACCTGAGAATCAAAGAAGGGACATTCCCAAAACCCGTTAAAGACGGACGCAACTCTCGTTGGACATCAACGGAGATTCAAGAGTGGATCGATAACCTTATTGCGGAACATAAGAAACAAGCAGGCCAGTAA
- a CDS encoding DNA polymerase, translating into MPQILWLDLETYSETPIRNGTHAYAADAEIMLIAWAIDDGPVSAHEFTEPKNLPMPLYTALRDSETLVYAHNSQFDRTVLRKHLTSYKWPRLVTGDVTRWRDTMVKALAHGLPGSLSDLCDILGVEQDKAKDKAGKALIQLFCKPRAKNSAIRRATKQTHPEEWKRFVDYAGLDIEAMREIDKKLPVWNYQGNELALWHFDQRINDRGVQMDTVLAEAAVSAVEIEQKRLAVRTQDLTDNEVQAATQRDVLLKHIVEAFGVTLPDMQASTIQRRISDPDLPIELRELLAIRLQASTTSTSKYKTLLKGVSKDGRLRGTLQFCGASRTGRWAGRLFQPQNLPRPVLDQETIDTGIEALKAGCADLLFDNVMELISSALRGCIVAPKGKKLVVSDLSNIEGRVLAWLAGEEWKLQAFRDYDTIIGYDEEGEALREGPDLYKLAYARAFNISPDDVDKLQRQIGKVMELGLGFGGGVAAFLTFALVYGLDLDELAKAALPNVPASIQREAQSWYQASVKQKRTYGLSEQVFIACDSLKRMWRNAHTETVSFWSEIENTVRRAIINPKKTFVCRKLKIRRDGSWLRIQLPSGRSVCYPGIRIEGDKISYMGVNTYSRKWQRLKTYGGKLAENVTQAAARDVMANNMPLIEASGYEITLTVHDEVLTEAPDTDAFTSDKLSELLATCPEWALDLPLSAGGFEAYHYRKE; encoded by the coding sequence ATGCCCCAGATACTCTGGCTAGACCTCGAAACCTACAGCGAAACACCCATCCGAAACGGTACCCATGCCTACGCCGCTGATGCAGAGATAATGCTTATCGCATGGGCCATCGACGACGGCCCAGTCAGTGCGCACGAATTTACAGAACCCAAGAATTTACCTATGCCACTGTACACCGCGCTACGTGATAGCGAGACGCTTGTCTACGCCCACAACAGCCAATTCGACCGCACAGTATTGCGTAAACACCTAACGAGTTACAAGTGGCCTCGACTTGTTACGGGCGATGTTACCCGCTGGCGCGATACCATGGTTAAAGCGTTGGCCCACGGCCTGCCGGGTTCGCTGTCTGATTTGTGCGATATTCTCGGGGTAGAACAGGACAAAGCCAAGGACAAAGCAGGTAAGGCGCTGATCCAGTTGTTCTGTAAACCACGCGCTAAAAACTCAGCTATTCGTCGCGCAACTAAGCAAACCCACCCTGAAGAATGGAAACGGTTTGTCGACTATGCGGGCCTTGATATTGAAGCGATGCGCGAAATTGATAAGAAACTGCCCGTCTGGAATTACCAGGGTAATGAGTTGGCACTCTGGCATTTTGATCAGCGCATCAATGACCGTGGCGTACAGATGGACACCGTACTAGCGGAAGCCGCTGTATCCGCGGTTGAGATAGAACAAAAGCGGTTGGCCGTGCGTACGCAAGATTTAACCGATAACGAGGTACAAGCGGCAACACAGCGCGACGTATTGCTTAAACATATCGTTGAAGCCTTTGGCGTAACGCTGCCAGATATGCAGGCCAGCACGATACAAAGGCGGATTAGTGACCCTGATTTGCCGATTGAACTGCGCGAACTGCTGGCAATCCGTTTACAGGCCAGCACCACCAGTACCAGCAAATACAAAACATTACTCAAAGGTGTGAGCAAAGACGGACGCTTACGCGGTACTTTGCAATTCTGCGGAGCCAGCCGCACCGGACGTTGGGCAGGCCGCTTATTTCAACCGCAAAACCTCCCCCGCCCTGTTCTGGATCAGGAAACCATAGACACCGGTATCGAAGCGTTAAAAGCGGGTTGTGCTGACCTGCTATTCGATAACGTAATGGAATTAATCAGTTCAGCTCTGCGCGGTTGCATTGTAGCCCCCAAGGGTAAAAAGCTGGTTGTCTCTGACCTTTCCAATATCGAGGGCCGTGTTTTGGCATGGCTGGCGGGCGAAGAGTGGAAGTTACAGGCTTTCCGCGATTACGACACCATCATTGGCTATGACGAGGAAGGCGAAGCACTGCGCGAAGGGCCAGACCTCTACAAGCTGGCCTATGCCCGAGCATTTAATATATCGCCGGATGATGTCGATAAACTCCAGCGCCAAATCGGTAAGGTGATGGAGTTGGGGCTAGGTTTCGGTGGTGGCGTCGCGGCGTTCCTGACCTTCGCCCTTGTCTACGGGCTTGATCTGGACGAGCTAGCGAAAGCGGCATTACCAAACGTCCCCGCATCAATACAGCGTGAGGCACAAAGTTGGTATCAAGCCTCTGTAAAACAAAAACGCACCTACGGCCTTTCGGAACAGGTATTTATCGCCTGTGATTCATTAAAACGGATGTGGCGAAATGCGCATACAGAAACGGTTTCTTTCTGGAGTGAAATTGAAAATACCGTACGTCGCGCAATCATTAACCCCAAAAAAACGTTTGTTTGTCGCAAGTTGAAGATCCGCCGTGATGGTAGTTGGCTACGAATTCAACTCCCCTCTGGCCGTTCCGTTTGTTATCCCGGTATCCGTATCGAGGGGGATAAAATCAGCTACATGGGCGTCAATACCTACAGCCGTAAATGGCAGCGCCTAAAAACCTACGGCGGTAAGTTAGCAGAAAACGTTACTCAGGCAGCGGCCCGCGATGTGATGGCAAACAACATGCCTTTAATCGAGGCCAGTGGCTACGAAATCACACTAACCGTCCACGATGAAGTATTAACCGAAGCGCCGGACACTGACGCATTCACCTCCGATAAATTAAGCGAACTTCTCGCTACCTGTCCCGAATGGGCTTTAGACCTGCCGCTCTCCGCTGGCGGGTTCGAGGCTTATCACTACCGTAAGGAATAG
- a CDS encoding elongation factor P hydroxylase: MTHDYQQLIDIFNACFSEKYNTRLVKGDDEPIYLPADEQFSYHRVIFAHGYYASGMHEISHWCIAGEERRKLVDFGYWYCPDGRDALTQSQFEAVEIKPQALEWMFCVAAGFPFNVSCDNLEGDCEPDRITFQRKVREQVLWHLENGISPRPAGFIQALQSFYNTPPLVPALFPYPEDFV; the protein is encoded by the coding sequence ATGACTCATGATTATCAGCAATTAATTGATATTTTTAATGCCTGTTTTAGCGAGAAATATAATACGCGGTTGGTGAAAGGCGATGATGAACCTATCTATCTGCCCGCCGATGAGCAGTTTTCTTATCATCGAGTGATTTTCGCCCATGGCTATTATGCCAGCGGGATGCATGAAATCTCCCATTGGTGTATTGCCGGGGAAGAACGCCGTAAATTGGTGGATTTTGGCTATTGGTACTGTCCCGATGGGCGTGATGCATTAACGCAAAGCCAGTTTGAAGCAGTAGAAATCAAGCCGCAGGCGCTGGAGTGGATGTTTTGTGTGGCCGCGGGTTTCCCGTTCAATGTCAGTTGCGATAATCTGGAAGGTGATTGCGAGCCAGACCGCATTACATTTCAGCGCAAAGTACGCGAACAGGTGCTATGGCACTTGGAAAATGGCATATCCCCACGACCAGCGGGCTTTATTCAGGCGCTACAATCGTTTTACAATACGCCACCGTTGGTGCCAGCGCTTTTCCCTTACCCGGAAGATTTCGTATAG
- a CDS encoding lysis system i-spanin subunit Rz — protein MNKTLIAALISLSVGAGAAWWVQDMRWDTDVADLKLRQGEALKAVSDKALADTETHITTMKAFQKRLAELDKQHSEDLANAQAENNRMRDDVIAGTRRVRIATANLATCQLTKSGDSTTGGVGDGTTIELSQAAGRNILDIRSGIISDQAKLRYLQDYARSILQKN, from the coding sequence ATGAATAAGACACTCATTGCGGCATTAATATCTTTATCTGTCGGGGCGGGCGCTGCGTGGTGGGTTCAGGACATGCGCTGGGATACTGATGTAGCAGATTTGAAACTCAGGCAGGGTGAAGCACTGAAAGCCGTTAGCGACAAGGCGCTAGCGGATACTGAAACTCATATCACTACAATGAAAGCATTTCAAAAACGCCTGGCTGAACTGGATAAACAACACTCGGAGGATCTGGCTAATGCTCAAGCCGAAAACAATCGTATGCGTGATGATGTCATTGCCGGTACTCGCCGGGTGCGCATTGCAACCGCCAATCTTGCAACCTGTCAGCTCACAAAAAGCGGAGACTCAACCACCGGCGGCGTGGGCGATGGTACCACCATCGAACTCTCTCAAGCTGCTGGACGAAACATTCTCGATATCAGATCCGGTATTATCAGCGACCAGGCAAAACTAAGGTATTTGCAAGATTATGCGCGGAGCATCCTGCAAAAGAATTAA
- a CDS encoding DUF2303 family protein: MTEVNSLLALTTAQTVLEVAGNPLVQVPDGYHVQDLEDYLPAPRRMRQRVVLLSAASFIAYCVRFANTGTTILANSESNSLQAVIDHAVTSAAPTWNDHRASYSCELSKAWKIWQKYDGQTLSQEQFAELLEDRAADVVNPTGAELLEIATKFQVIRKAVFGSAMRLATGEFQFNYSDENEKGTIEVPELITLGLAPFHNGESYEVQARLRYRLREGKLTFTFKLVNPERVVEDAFNSIVEKVKEGVSVAHVLDGYPLD, translated from the coding sequence ATGACCGAAGTTAATTCGTTACTGGCACTCACCACCGCGCAGACTGTGTTGGAGGTGGCGGGAAATCCGCTGGTGCAGGTGCCAGACGGCTATCACGTGCAGGATCTGGAAGATTACTTACCCGCGCCTCGCCGTATGCGCCAGCGAGTTGTTTTGTTGTCTGCCGCCAGCTTTATCGCTTATTGCGTTCGTTTCGCTAACACAGGCACTACTATTCTAGCAAACAGCGAAAGCAACAGTTTACAAGCAGTTATTGACCATGCGGTGACCTCGGCGGCACCAACGTGGAACGACCACCGCGCGAGCTATAGCTGCGAATTGTCGAAAGCGTGGAAGATTTGGCAGAAGTACGACGGCCAGACGCTTAGCCAGGAACAGTTTGCCGAACTGCTGGAAGACCGCGCCGCCGACGTTGTTAACCCAACCGGTGCGGAATTACTGGAAATCGCTACCAAGTTCCAAGTTATCCGTAAAGCGGTCTTCGGTTCCGCTATGCGTCTGGCTACTGGCGAATTCCAGTTCAACTACAGCGATGAGAATGAGAAAGGCACCATCGAGGTACCGGAGCTTATCACCCTCGGTCTGGCTCCGTTCCACAACGGCGAAAGCTACGAAGTACAAGCCCGTCTGCGCTATCGCCTGCGTGAGGGCAAATTAACCTTTACTTTCAAACTTGTTAACCCTGAGCGTGTGGTTGAAGACGCCTTTAACTCTATCGTCGAGAAAGTTAAAGAAGGCGTATCAGTGGCCCACGTTTTAGACGGCTATCCCCTTGATTAG
- a CDS encoding ANR family transcriptional regulator, with the protein MSFKNHDSPLYYRAAREAAQIEREGDYRRAAKVWTKAARTSRNPLNQEWSENRSDFCIMQIAREKFKEGAANGLHP; encoded by the coding sequence ATGTCATTTAAAAATCATGACAGCCCGCTCTACTATCGGGCTGCGCGCGAGGCTGCGCAAATTGAACGCGAGGGTGATTACCGGAGGGCCGCCAAGGTCTGGACAAAAGCCGCTCGCACTTCACGTAATCCTCTTAATCAGGAGTGGAGCGAAAACCGTTCAGATTTCTGCATCATGCAGATCGCTCGCGAGAAATTCAAAGAAGGTGCAGCCAATGGCCTACATCCGTGA
- a CDS encoding sulfite exporter TauE/SafE family protein, with protein MDWFTLGPAVLGILFLVAILAGFIDSIAGGGGLLTVPALLAVGLPPAQVLATNKLQSVGGSFSASLYFIRRGAVNLKEQKLTIALTVVGSMLGAILVQHMRADILRQILPLLVIGIGVYFLVTPKLGEVDQQRRLSAVPFALIAGGGVGFYDGFFGPGAGSFYALAFVTLCGFNLAKSTAHAKVLNFTSNLGSLIFFIVGGKVVWSIGLVILVGQVLGARLGAHMVLTKGQKLIRPMIVVVSLVMSCKLLYDSHGAEISTWLGLHVFA; from the coding sequence ATGGATTGGTTTACCCTGGGTCCTGCGGTTTTGGGGATATTGTTTTTAGTCGCTATATTGGCCGGATTTATTGATTCCATTGCTGGCGGCGGCGGGCTACTGACCGTCCCAGCACTGCTGGCGGTGGGGTTACCTCCGGCACAGGTTTTGGCGACCAACAAGCTGCAATCGGTCGGCGGGTCATTTTCTGCCAGCCTTTATTTTATCCGCCGCGGGGCGGTTAATCTGAAAGAGCAAAAGCTTACCATTGCTCTCACTGTGGTGGGGTCAATGCTGGGGGCTATTTTAGTCCAGCATATGCGGGCCGATATTCTGCGGCAAATCTTGCCGCTATTGGTGATTGGCATTGGTGTCTATTTTCTGGTGACCCCCAAGCTTGGCGAGGTTGACCAGCAACGCCGTTTGTCGGCGGTGCCATTTGCTCTGATTGCCGGTGGTGGTGTGGGTTTTTATGATGGTTTCTTTGGCCCCGGTGCCGGTTCTTTCTATGCCTTGGCTTTTGTGACCCTGTGCGGTTTTAATCTGGCAAAATCCACGGCACATGCCAAAGTGCTCAATTTCACCTCCAATTTGGGTAGCCTGATTTTCTTTATTGTCGGCGGCAAAGTGGTGTGGAGTATTGGGTTGGTGATACTGGTGGGGCAAGTTCTTGGCGCACGTCTTGGCGCTCACATGGTCTTGACCAAGGGGCAGAAATTGATTCGCCCAATGATTGTCGTGGTGTCATTAGTTATGAGCTGCAAGCTGCTGTACGACAGCCACGGTGCCGAGATCTCCACATGGCTAGGATTACACGTTTTCGCCTAA
- the terL gene encoding phage terminase large subunit, which yields MISFAAFYVMWAKRMRWDVPDCHWRAVHWLEHRGDLAVLRCFRGFGKSTILAVYNAWRYYRDNTYRILHQSESDGTAYKTSRDTLNVLRNHPLTKGMLPDGQGTVEQWWVNGSTDSRNASMYAKGILSNVTSARADECQNDDVEVPKNITTPEAREKLRYRLEEQTHILVPGGRTLYIGTPHTHDSLYDEMEQMGADCLTIKLFNQEHRIEEKSATEKHYPIPFRPEYVFTGIYKGARLLVEGKDYRLTGTGIEFAEAPNVLIDCYADCAWEERFTREEMKKRRKKTRTVNAWDSQYQLHSKPVGDIRLNPDRMRAYDVHPVIRYANGGCTMWLGSIQIVGAVAYWDVALGKVKSDASAFTLMLTDARGHLYWQICTGLTGELADFDDNDKIVGGQVVQIRDFVIQYQIPHVVVEVNGPGGFAPKLLRQALKGTGCGVAEEFSVVNKQKRILDALEAPLSSRFLWAHVDVLDGPVYDQMRDFNPKLKNQDDDFIDSGSGAIGQTPVRIGKLVGKPNEQTRDHWQPYGGDHEVAVDY from the coding sequence GTGATTTCCTTTGCCGCATTCTATGTCATGTGGGCCAAGAGAATGCGCTGGGACGTTCCCGATTGCCATTGGCGTGCGGTTCACTGGCTGGAACATCGTGGAGATCTCGCCGTTCTGCGTTGTTTCCGTGGTTTCGGTAAGTCTACTATTCTGGCGGTTTACAATGCCTGGCGTTATTACCGCGATAATACCTATCGCATTTTGCACCAATCTGAATCCGACGGCACGGCTTATAAAACCTCTCGCGATACGCTTAACGTCCTACGCAATCACCCGCTGACAAAGGGTATGTTACCCGACGGTCAAGGTACGGTAGAACAATGGTGGGTGAATGGCTCGACCGACTCACGCAACGCTAGCATGTACGCCAAAGGTATTCTTTCCAACGTTACTTCGGCGCGTGCTGATGAATGCCAAAACGATGATGTCGAAGTGCCGAAGAATATCACCACCCCCGAGGCGCGGGAGAAGTTGCGCTACCGGCTGGAAGAGCAAACCCACATTCTGGTACCCGGCGGCCGTACTCTGTATATCGGTACCCCGCACACCCACGACAGCCTATATGATGAAATGGAACAAATGGGGGCGGATTGCCTGACCATTAAGCTGTTTAATCAAGAACACCGCATAGAAGAAAAGTCAGCCACCGAGAAACATTACCCGATACCCTTTCGCCCTGAGTATGTTTTTACCGGTATCTATAAAGGTGCTCGGCTACTGGTTGAGGGTAAAGACTATCGGTTGACTGGTACCGGTATTGAGTTTGCCGAAGCGCCTAACGTGCTAATCGACTGTTATGCCGATTGCGCATGGGAAGAACGATTTACCCGCGAAGAGATGAAAAAGCGGCGCAAGAAAACCCGAACCGTAAATGCCTGGGATAGTCAGTATCAGCTACACAGTAAACCTGTGGGTGATATCCGCCTTAACCCCGACCGTATGCGGGCTTACGACGTACACCCTGTTATTCGTTACGCCAACGGCGGTTGCACAATGTGGCTCGGTAGCATCCAGATAGTGGGTGCTGTGGCTTATTGGGATGTGGCACTAGGCAAAGTTAAGTCAGATGCTAGTGCCTTTACATTGATGCTTACCGATGCTCGCGGCCATCTGTACTGGCAAATATGTACGGGCCTAACCGGTGAGCTGGCCGACTTTGATGATAACGACAAGATAGTCGGCGGGCAGGTAGTACAAATCCGCGATTTCGTTATTCAGTATCAAATCCCCCACGTAGTAGTAGAGGTCAACGGCCCCGGTGGTTTTGCACCTAAATTACTACGTCAGGCACTAAAAGGCACTGGCTGTGGGGTAGCCGAAGAATTCTCCGTTGTTAACAAACAAAAACGTATCCTTGACGCACTTGAAGCGCCTCTCTCTTCCCGTTTTCTTTGGGCGCATGTTGATGTGCTTGACGGCCCTGTTTATGACCAAATGCGCGATTTCAATCCAAAATTAAAAAATCAAGACGACGACTTTATCGATTCGGGTTCTGGGGCTATCGGTCAAACACCGGTGCGGATTGGTAAATTAGTCGGGAAACCGAATGAACAAACGCGTGACCATTGGCAACCATACGGAGGCGATCACGAGGTCGCTGTTGATTATTAA
- a CDS encoding lysozyme produces MPLNKSKLSKTVLALIIAGASGTVILGGFLDEKEGNRLSAYRDGQGKPTICRGITYIDGKPVLMGMRLTAAQCDKLNQKEAAAAIAWVERNVHVPLTEPQKAGIASFCPYNIGPAKCLPSTFYYKLNSGDRKGACAEIKRWIHDGGKDCRIRSNNCYGQIERRDQESELTCWGLDE; encoded by the coding sequence ATGCCGTTGAATAAAAGCAAACTGAGTAAGACCGTGCTGGCTTTGATAATTGCGGGGGCCAGCGGTACGGTAATTCTTGGCGGTTTTCTGGATGAAAAAGAGGGGAATCGCCTTTCTGCTTATCGGGATGGACAGGGCAAGCCGACTATTTGCCGTGGTATTACTTACATCGACGGTAAACCCGTGCTGATGGGGATGAGACTTACCGCCGCTCAATGCGACAAACTCAACCAGAAAGAAGCTGCCGCCGCTATTGCATGGGTAGAACGTAATGTTCATGTTCCGCTCACTGAGCCGCAGAAAGCCGGTATAGCATCATTCTGCCCGTACAACATTGGCCCCGCTAAATGCCTCCCATCTACGTTTTATTACAAACTCAATTCCGGTGACCGCAAGGGCGCATGTGCTGAGATCAAACGCTGGATTCACGACGGCGGCAAAGATTGCCGCATTCGTTCTAATAACTGCTACGGGCAGATAGAACGGCGGGATCAAGAAAGCGAATTAACCTGCTGGGGGCTGGATGAATAA
- a CDS encoding YfcL family protein, whose translation MIAEFETRILAQIDDMVEYASDDDLFAGGYLRGHLTLAVAESEEFGEHTAEQLHARVQTSLDKAIKAGELSPPDQALVLGLWDRLLEQAQNPLRP comes from the coding sequence ATGATCGCAGAGTTCGAAACGCGCATCTTGGCGCAGATAGATGACATGGTAGAGTACGCCAGCGATGATGATTTATTTGCGGGCGGCTACCTGCGCGGGCATCTAACATTGGCCGTTGCTGAATCTGAAGAGTTTGGTGAGCACACTGCCGAGCAGCTACATGCACGGGTGCAGACCAGTCTGGATAAGGCCATCAAAGCCGGTGAGCTTTCTCCACCGGATCAGGCTTTGGTTTTGGGGTTGTGGGATCGTTTGTTGGAACAAGCCCAAAATCCCCTTCGTCCTTGA
- a CDS encoding DEAD/DEAH box helicase, producing MVKKFIPHKYQNQIILHEIDAPRSNVWAGMGMGKTVATLTSLEDLFMSGSETKPALVLAPLRVARSTWPDEVDKWDHLRNIEMQPVVGTAQERLAALRNPNASVFTTNYDNLVWLIETLDGEWPFGTVIADESTRLKSFRLRKGGKRAAALAKVAHRSGRWVNLSGTPAPNGLQDLWGQAWFLDKGQRLGRTFSAFTDRWFNRIPIGTTGFNKIEPRECAQQQMQDALRDVTISLDATDWFDIDEPIHSVVRVGLSPKARSQYKEMEKEMFLQIGDHDIEAMNAASKTMKCLQLASGAIYTDEAGNWTEIHDAKLQALESIVAEASGMPVLVAYHFKSDLARLLKAFPKGRHLDADPQTQRDWNAGLIPVLFAHPASAGHGLNLQDGGNILAFFSHWWDLEQYQQIIERIGPTRQAQAGHKRPVWIYHIIAKDTVDELVKERRDSKREVQDILLEAMKKRGLR from the coding sequence ATTGTGAAAAAGTTCATCCCCCACAAATACCAAAACCAAATAATCCTCCACGAAATAGACGCCCCCCGCTCAAATGTTTGGGCAGGTATGGGCATGGGTAAAACCGTGGCGACGCTGACCAGTCTTGAAGATCTGTTTATGTCTGGCAGCGAAACAAAACCGGCGTTAGTTCTCGCGCCGTTGCGGGTTGCCCGCTCCACGTGGCCGGATGAAGTGGATAAGTGGGATCACCTGCGCAATATCGAAATGCAACCGGTGGTCGGTACCGCGCAGGAACGTTTAGCTGCGCTGCGTAACCCTAACGCCAGCGTGTTCACCACAAATTACGACAACCTCGTTTGGCTGATAGAGACGCTCGACGGCGAATGGCCGTTCGGTACGGTTATCGCCGATGAAAGTACCCGCCTTAAATCCTTTCGCCTGCGTAAAGGCGGTAAGCGTGCGGCGGCACTGGCAAAAGTTGCACACAGATCAGGCCGTTGGGTGAACCTCTCAGGTACCCCCGCGCCAAATGGCTTACAGGATTTATGGGGGCAAGCGTGGTTTTTGGATAAAGGCCAGCGGCTAGGCCGGACATTCAGCGCTTTCACTGACCGCTGGTTTAACCGCATCCCGATCGGCACTACCGGTTTTAATAAGATTGAACCGCGAGAGTGTGCGCAGCAGCAAATGCAAGATGCCCTGCGTGATGTGACTATCTCCCTTGATGCTACCGACTGGTTTGATATCGATGAACCTATTCATAGCGTGGTGCGCGTTGGCCTTAGTCCTAAAGCCCGCAGCCAGTATAAAGAAATGGAAAAGGAGATGTTTTTGCAAATTGGCGACCACGATATCGAAGCAATGAACGCAGCGTCTAAAACGATGAAGTGTTTACAGCTTGCCAGCGGCGCTATCTATACCGACGAGGCGGGCAACTGGACGGAGATACACGACGCCAAGCTACAAGCGCTGGAAAGTATCGTTGCGGAGGCCAGTGGTATGCCGGTTCTCGTCGCTTACCATTTCAAAAGCGACCTAGCCCGTTTGTTAAAAGCCTTTCCCAAAGGTCGCCACCTGGACGCAGACCCACAAACCCAGCGCGATTGGAACGCAGGATTAATACCGGTGCTATTCGCCCACCCTGCCAGCGCAGGCCACGGCCTTAATTTGCAAGACGGCGGCAATATTTTGGCGTTCTTCTCCCACTGGTGGGATCTGGAACAGTATCAGCAAATCATTGAGCGTATCGGCCCCACACGGCAAGCACAGGCAGGCCACAAACGCCCGGTATGGATTTACCACATTATCGCCAAAGATACGGTAGACGAGCTGGTAAAAGAACGGCGGGATTCAAAACGTGAAGTACAAGACATCTTACTTGAGGCCATGAAAAAGAGAGGCTTACGATGA
- a CDS encoding acyltransferase family protein: MNNKLGSVEGIRGIACLMVFLSHLSSTFSPSMHTGNISNARTPIDIWLHSSPFAFIYSGAAAVGIFFVLSGFILSHVILEKNNIAQNSTGMVIKRYFRLMPPALLSCILAFMIFKFIPVDNSALGDWARNYGIKTPSIIDAIYSGTIGAFFSGRAGYNWSLWTMKIEFFGSMVVFLLCFILPNVKYKKSLVIITMAIPFFMEIKKVMIYITPHFYLGLSFTF, translated from the coding sequence ATGAACAATAAACTTGGATCAGTAGAAGGGATTCGCGGAATAGCGTGCCTCATGGTTTTTCTATCACACCTTTCGTCTACTTTTTCCCCATCAATGCATACGGGTAACATATCAAATGCACGTACACCAATCGATATTTGGTTGCATAGCTCCCCTTTTGCATTCATCTATTCGGGGGCTGCTGCTGTTGGTATTTTCTTTGTCTTAAGCGGCTTTATTTTAAGCCACGTCATTCTAGAAAAAAATAATATCGCACAGAATTCCACAGGAATGGTTATTAAACGATATTTCCGATTAATGCCTCCAGCTCTTTTGTCCTGTATTTTAGCCTTTATGATTTTCAAGTTTATTCCTGTAGACAATTCTGCACTAGGGGATTGGGCGAGGAATTATGGAATTAAAACCCCATCAATTATTGATGCAATATATAGCGGTACGATAGGGGCTTTTTTCTCTGGGAGAGCTGGATATAATTGGTCATTATGGACAATGAAAATAGAGTTTTTCGGTTCTATGGTAGTATTTTTATTATGTTTTATTTTGCCCAATGTGAAATACAAAAAATCCCTAGTAATTATAACCATGGCAATTCCTTTTTTTATGGAAATAAAAAAAGTGATGATATATATTACGCCTCATTTTTATCTGGGGTTATCATTTACCTTTTGA
- a CDS encoding VRR-NUC domain-containing protein produces MAYIREDSIEDNLVKEVKKSGGIAYKFVSPGRRSVPDRLVLLPDGKVIFVECKAPGEKPTSAQLREHEKLRALGFIVHVLNSKDLEGIL; encoded by the coding sequence ATGGCCTACATCCGTGAAGACTCGATAGAAGACAATCTCGTCAAAGAAGTGAAGAAATCCGGAGGGATAGCCTACAAATTCGTTTCCCCCGGCCGCCGTTCAGTACCGGATCGGCTGGTGCTTCTGCCTGATGGCAAGGTGATTTTTGTTGAGTGCAAAGCGCCAGGCGAAAAACCTACTTCGGCCCAACTTAGGGAGCATGAAAAATTACGCGCATTGGGTTTCATCGTGCACGTATTGAATTCTAAAGACCTAGAGGGGATATTGTGA
- a CDS encoding class I SAM-dependent methyltransferase, giving the protein MERNILDMCCGSRMFWFDRTNPNVVFGDIRSESHILCDGRSLEVKPDVLLDFRNLPFSDESFNMVVFDPPHLSRAGQNGWQRKKYGVLNRDTWRDDLAAGFREGFRVLRQHGTLIFKWNETQIPTREILALTDHKPAFGHPSGARAKTHWICFQKD; this is encoded by the coding sequence ATGGAGAGAAACATTCTCGATATGTGCTGCGGCAGCCGCATGTTCTGGTTCGACCGCACCAACCCTAATGTTGTGTTCGGCGATATCCGTAGTGAGTCACACATCCTTTGTGACGGGCGCAGCCTCGAAGTTAAGCCGGATGTATTGCTCGATTTCCGCAATCTGCCATTTAGTGATGAATCATTCAACATGGTTGTATTCGACCCGCCCCACCTGTCCCGCGCGGGTCAAAATGGCTGGCAGCGCAAGAAATACGGCGTACTGAACAGGGATACATGGCGCGATGATTTAGCCGCTGGTTTCCGTGAAGGCTTTCGAGTGCTGCGTCAGCATGGAACGCTGATATTCAAATGGAATGAAACACAGATACCGACCCGCGAGATATTGGCGCTCACTGACCATAAACCGGCGTTTGGCCACCCATCCGGCGCTAGAGCAAAAACTCACTGGATATGCTTTCAGAAGGACTAA